A single window of Archangium gephyra DNA harbors:
- a CDS encoding carboxylesterase/lipase family protein codes for MMRTSPWLLVLAVSLWGCDKGPMENPPPSIVVGEEVVTDDGPVRGRFASDLVLFQGIPYAAPPTGNLRWAPPVRPEPWTTPRQATAFGPVCPQTKSTPAQSEDCLTLNLWAHPKGPARAVLVWIHGGGFVEGDAGEQWYDGAELARRQDIVVVSVNYRLGLLGFLALPQLTAPDGGTGNWGLRDQIAALDWVRRNIAAFGGDPSRVMITGESAGGASVVALLASPPAQGLFQRAAIQSGLYRSVLAKDEPVGAFPSASLVGLQSAIRLGCSSGDIAACLRGKTPAQVLEAQSQLSPVYELGIALTPTLPVVDGVILTERPLARLRSGSGDVPVLMGANDDELSFVMASSGVVGNAGDFGRYVDLMGAGAKKEELTALYQPSVVGEVVAATALGTDVSFTCPARKLAEVSAAAGSSNAWLYRFGHALPNGPLAALGVVHGTDLLYLFGRFDQVATTPTQADLELSARVQDAWGSLARTGVPTTTPEWPAFSPAGGFLTWNTPISTETTWRSGRCATLEALGLLPE; via the coding sequence ATGATGAGAACTTCGCCGTGGCTGCTCGTGCTCGCCGTGTCGCTGTGGGGCTGTGACAAGGGCCCCATGGAGAACCCCCCTCCGTCGATCGTCGTCGGGGAGGAGGTGGTCACCGATGATGGTCCCGTGAGGGGGCGCTTCGCGTCCGATCTGGTCCTCTTCCAGGGCATTCCGTACGCCGCACCCCCCACGGGAAACCTGCGCTGGGCACCGCCCGTGCGCCCCGAGCCCTGGACCACGCCGAGACAGGCCACCGCGTTCGGCCCCGTGTGTCCCCAGACCAAGAGCACCCCCGCGCAGTCGGAGGACTGCCTGACCCTCAACCTCTGGGCCCATCCCAAAGGCCCGGCGCGCGCCGTCCTGGTGTGGATCCACGGCGGCGGCTTCGTCGAGGGGGACGCGGGGGAGCAGTGGTACGACGGCGCGGAATTGGCGCGCCGCCAGGACATCGTCGTGGTGTCGGTGAACTACCGGCTGGGACTGCTCGGATTCCTCGCGCTTCCCCAGCTCACCGCGCCGGATGGGGGCACGGGCAACTGGGGGCTGCGCGATCAGATCGCCGCCCTGGATTGGGTGCGCCGCAACATCGCCGCGTTCGGCGGAGACCCTTCGCGGGTGATGATCACCGGGGAGTCCGCGGGGGGCGCCTCGGTGGTGGCGCTGCTGGCGTCGCCCCCCGCCCAGGGGCTGTTCCAGCGGGCGGCGATCCAGTCGGGCCTCTACCGCTCGGTGCTGGCGAAGGACGAGCCCGTGGGCGCGTTCCCGTCCGCCTCGCTCGTGGGGCTCCAGAGCGCCATCCGCCTGGGTTGCAGCTCCGGGGACATCGCGGCCTGCCTGCGCGGCAAGACGCCCGCCCAGGTGCTCGAGGCGCAGTCGCAGCTGAGCCCGGTCTACGAGCTGGGAATCGCCCTGACGCCCACGCTGCCCGTGGTGGACGGCGTCATCCTGACGGAGCGGCCGCTCGCGCGGTTGCGCTCGGGCTCCGGGGACGTGCCGGTGTTGATGGGGGCCAATGACGACGAGCTGAGCTTCGTGATGGCCAGCTCCGGCGTGGTGGGCAACGCAGGCGACTTCGGCCGCTACGTCGACCTCATGGGCGCGGGGGCGAAGAAGGAGGAGCTCACGGCGCTCTATCAGCCGTCCGTCGTGGGCGAGGTGGTGGCCGCGACCGCGCTGGGGACGGATGTGTCCTTCACCTGCCCCGCGCGGAAGCTGGCCGAGGTGAGCGCCGCCGCGGGCTCGTCCAACGCCTGGCTCTACCGCTTTGGCCACGCGTTGCCGAATGGACCCCTGGCGGCGCTGGGCGTCGTCCATGGCACGGACCTGCTCTACCTCTTCGGGCGGTTCGATCAGGTGGCCACCACGCCGACGCAGGCGGACCTCGAGCTGTCCGCGCGGGTCCAGGACGCCTGGGGCTCGCTGGCGCGCACCGGGGTGCCGACCACCACTCCGGAGTGGCCGGCCTTCAGCCCGGCGGGCGGGTTCCTCACCTGGAACACCCCCATCTCGACGGAGACGACGTGGCGCTCCGGACGCTGCGCCACGCTGGAGGCGCTGGGGCTGCTTCCCGAGTGA